The nucleotide window AGCAAGGCTTTTCAAAAAGCGATCAAACAGGCTGCAAAGACCGGTACACGAAAAATATTTGTTCCAAAAGGGCACTATCTGATTGCACAATCCATCAAACTACCATCCCGCTTTACGCTGGAAGCCAGTCCTGATGCATATATAGAACTGAAGCCTTCCGCCAATACCTGCCTGTTGCAAAACGAAGACCTGACTAACGGGAACGAATATATTACCGTAAAAGGTGGGAGATGGAATGGCAACGGCTGGAGTCAGACACGTAGCATTCGCAGTACAGTAGACAGTTCTGCCTTTTGTTTTGGTATGTTTTTCTACAAGGTGAAAAACCTGGAAGTGGCCGGGCTGCAGATAGACAGTACCCGCAGCTGGGGCATTGCCTACATGGAATGTGACACGGTGCATATACACGATATTCATTTTCAGCAGAACCCTTTTAAAGATGCACAACAAACCAGTGCGCTGATGCAGAATGGGGATGGTGTGACCGGTGGAGGCAATCATGTTCTGATAGAAAATATTTCTGGTTTCACCAATGACGACCTGGTAGCTTTTGCCGCTGGTGGAGCGTCTTTCCAGGGAAAGATGTCTCCGTTTCCGGCTTGTGATTATAAAGACATCACGGTTCGTAATATTACCCCGCAAAATATCTATGATTCCATTCCTACGTTGAAAGCGGTAGCCTTTTACACATTTGAAGGCAGAAAAGTGAGTGATATCAGTATTGAACGGGTGCATGGTAATACAGCCATGGCCTCTGTACTGTTTTACAGTCTTTTCGATAAAACAGGTTATTTCTCCAATGTAAAAATATCGGATGTGTCGGGGACAAATGTTTACGCCCGCTCTTCCCATCCGGGGCTGGCTTCTGTATACGGCGTTATCAGTGTGAAGTGTTCTGTGATAGACCGGCTGGATATCAGCCGGGTGCGCAGGGAGGAACGTCGTTATGCCAATCCGCAGTTTTTATTTGACGAACGTACAGTCATCGATTCGCTCAACATAAACCAGGTAGACATCCACCATCAGCACGTACAGGGCGACCTGCTGATGAAATCTTCCGGCGCCGTTATTAAAAACAGCCGCATCAATGGGGTGTCCATCAGCAATGTGGAATAGGTGAGATGGAAAGACAGGTTTTTAACTCAAAAATTTTAACAACATCGCTATGATGAACGCATGGCCCAAATCATCCTCGCTTTTAAAAAGCAATGAACAATGGATACCCGGTGGCGTGGTATCACTCAACCGGAAATCAGACCCCAATATCTGTTTCGTTAGCGGACAGGGTAGCCGTGTTCGTGACCTGGAAGGAAATGAATACATCGACTACCAGGCCGGTTTTGCCGCCGCATTTCTGGGGCATAATGACCCCGACGTTAACAAGGCGGTGCGTGCCGCGCTGGATAATGAAACGCTGTTGATGGGCGCAGGTCCTACCAACCTTGAAGGAGAGTTTGCCCGGCTGTTTTGTGAAAGTGTGCCTTCGGCAGAAAGTATAGAAATCACCACCACCGGATCAGAAGCTACCTATCATGCTATTCGTATAGCCCGTGCCGTTACTGGTAAAGAACATATTATCGTGATGCAGGGCGGTTATAACGGCTGGCATAACGATGTGGCCTGTAATGTGATCAGCAGCCTGACAGATGTGGGAGAAAGAGTGAGTCCGGGTGAATATCCGTTTGATTCCCTTTCAGCGGGTATTCCGGAAGGACATTCTTCCCTGGTACATGTGATCAACTATAATGATATTGACTCCGTAACGTATATCCTGCAACGTTATCCGGTGGCGGGCATACTGCTGGAGCCTATCCTGCAGAACATCGGTGTGGTGAAGCCTCAGCCGGGCTATCTGGAGACGCTGCGACAGCTGGCCGATGAACATGGTTTCCTGCTGATATTCGATGAAGTGAAAACAGGTTTCCGTCATGCGTTGGGTGGTTATCAGCAGTTGTGTGGTGTTACGCCTGATCTCAGCACTTTCGGTAAAGCCGTGGCCAATGGTTACCCGGTGGGTGTTATCGCCGGAAAGAAAAAATACATGGACTATTTCATCCATCCTGATAAAAACAAAAAAGTGCTCATCGCTGGTACCTTCAATGCACATCCGCTGACTACAGCGGCAGCTATTGCGACGGTGCGTAAGCTGGCTGCTCCTGGGTTTGGTGTATACGACCATGTCAACGCGCTGGGCCAGCTGCTGGAAAACGGCTTACAGGACATCTTCCGGACTACGGGCCGACCTTTTCAGATTGCGCGTCAGGGTTCCGCTTTTTGTATGTATTTTATGGACCATATGCCGGTAGATTATCACGATATATTGAAGCATCATGATTTTGCGTTTGATAAAGCATACAGGCTGAAACTGATCGAAAAAGGGATCTTTAACTTCCCCTTACCGATCAAACAAGGCAGTATCTCCTATGCGCATACGACACAAGACATCGAAGAAACACTGGAAAAAACCAAATCAATATTAGCAGCGCTATGAAGATAACGGCGATAGAAACACAGGTTTGCCACGCGCGGATGCGTAACTGGATCTTTATTAAAATTGTGACAGACCAGCCCGGACTGTGGGGATGGGGAGAAGCAACACTGGAATGGCATACCAGGGCAGTAGTAGGGGCGGTGGAAGATCTCAGCCAGCTGCTGATAGGAGAAGATCCCCGCCGTATTGAATATCTCTGGCAGATGATGTACCGTCAGCATTTCTGGCATGGCAACGGCATTGTACGGGGTACGGCTATCAGCGGTATCGACATCGCATTATGGGATATCCTCGGCAAAATACATGGTGTACCTTGTCATGAGCTGTGGGGTGGAAGAGTAAGAGATTATATCCGTTTGTACTGTCATTTGGGCGGTGGTAAGATGGAAGATTTTTACGAGACCAGACCGGATGATGCGGCCCGTTTCGGGGAGCTGGCCCAGCGTGCCGTGGAAGAAGGTTTTACAGCCTTTAAATCCATGGCGGTGCCGGAAACCATGCCACTGGAAGGTTTGCGTCCCATTCGTTATGCAGAAGCCTGTGTGAAGGCCATGCGTGACGCTGTAGGAGAAGATATTGATATCATGGTGGATTGCCATGCACGCCCCAGTCCGTTGATGGGCCTGCAGTTTGCAAAGGCATTGGAGCCATACGGACTTTATTTCTTTGAAGAACCCTGCTGGCCGGAAACGATGGATGACATTGCCCGTATACAACATGCGGTGAAAACACCGATTGCCAGTGGTGAAAGGCTGGTAGGTGTACATGCTTTCCGGGATATGCTGGAGAAGCGTGCGGTGAGTGTTATACAGCCGGATATCACCCATTGCGGTGGATTAAGTGAAGTAAGGCGCATTGCAGCGCTGGCTGAAGCTTATCGTGTGGCGGTAGCGCCGCATAATCCGCAGGGACCGGTGAGTACAGCTGCTTCTATCGAACTGGGTTTTGCCACACCATCTTACAGCATTTGTGAAAGTGTGCATAATGATGTGCCCTGGCGGGAAGAAGTAGTGAGCGAAGGGTTTACAGTAGAGAAAAAAGGAAGGATCGTGAAACCTAATGCCCGTCCGGGTTTGGGGATAGAGATCAATGAGGCAGTGGTGAAAAAACATCCTTTTCAGCAGGAAGTATTACAGCGTACATTTTATAAAGATGGTAGTGTAGGTGACTGGTAAAATAACGGGTATGAAAAAATTATTGGAAGAGAAAACAGTCCTGATCAGTGGCGCCCTGGGCGACATTGGCAGGGCTGTGGCCATTGCGTTTGCGGAGCAGGGCGCAGGTGTCGCGCTGGGCGATATTCAGCCCGCAGCGCAGGCACAGCCCCTGCTGAATGAACTCAAAGCTATCGGTGTGCCTTGCCATTATACACAGGTAGATGTGTCTGATGCAGTGGCGGTAGACAGCTGGTTACAGACTGCTGAAGCGGCTTTGGGGCTGGTGAGTATGGTGGTGGCCAATGCGGCTACTGTTACCATTGCTGGTCTTTATCAGATTACAGCGGAGCAATGGAGTAAAGAGCTGCGGGTAAACCTGGATGGTGCTTTTCATATAGCCCGCGCCGTTACCAGTCGGTTGCTGGAAAAGGCTGCCACCGGGAGTGTGGTATTTGTAGGTAGCTGGGCTGCTGAAGCGGTACACAGTCATATCCCGGCCTATTCCGTATCCAAGGCTGGGCTGCGGATGCTGTCTAAATGTATGGCACTGGAACTCGCTCCGCATGGCATTATGGTCAACGAGATCGCGCCGGGTTATGTAGATGCAGGGCTTAGCCGGACGGTATGGGAACAGGCACCGGAGCAGAAAGAACAGGCCCGTCTCAGGGCGCCGGTACGGCAACTGATCACACCGCAGCAGGTGGCCCGGGAGGTGGTACGGTTGTGTGATCCGGAAAACAGACATATCACCGGCAGTGTATTGCTGATGGATGGCGGATTGTCTTTGTTGTAACAAAATTGAAACATGACGAACTATCACGGAATAATAGGCATATCCAGGGAAGATATTACGCCGCCGGTAGGCATCTTTGCACGCAATTGGGGGGCTGCCACCCATGATGTGGCGGCAGGTGTTCATATGCCGTTGACCCTCACCTGTATCACTTTTCAGACAGGTAAGGACGTACAGCCGTTGGTGTTAGTATCCGCCGACCTGGGCTGGTGGAAAAGTGCTGCCGATGAAAAAACACTGCGGCATGGCATATTACAGGCCTTGTCCCTGACGGAAGAACGCCTGATGTTTTGTTTGACCCATACCCACGCGGGGCCCAGCACTTTCAGTGAAGATGCGGGCAAACCCGGTGGTCAATATATCATTCCATATCTGCAGCAGTTGCAGGAGAAGGCTGTCAGCTGTATCCGCCGCGCACTGGCGGCCGCACAGCCGGCTACGCTCACCTGGCAGTATGGCAGCTGCAACCTGGCGGTGAACCGCGATTTCCCGGAGCCGGGAGGTGATCGGCTGGTAGTAGGGTACAACCCCGCTGTCAGCGCAGATGATACAGTACTGGTAGGCCGCATTACAGACAGCGACTGCAAGGTGATGGGCACCATCGTAAATTATGCCTGTCACCCTACTACGCTGGCCTGGGAAAACCAGTTGTTGTCGCCCGACTACATTGGTGGAATGCGTACCGTAGTGGAAACTGCTACTGCGGCGCCCTGCCTCTTTTTGCAAGGAGCCTCCGGTGAGTTGTCGCCTGCAGAGCAATACAGTGGTGATACTTCGCTGGCCGATGGTTATGGCCGTCAGCTCGGCTATGCCGTGCTCTCTGCACTGGAAGGGATGCTGCCACCGGATACTACGCTTACTTATACCGGTGTGGTGGAATCAGGTGCTTCGCTGGGTATCTGGAAAAAAACGCCTGCCCCGGCGTCCACTACGCTGCTGGCTGAAATGACGCTGGTGGAAATGCCGCTGAAACCGATGCCTTCGCTGGCTGAGATAGAAGCCGCATGGGCTACCTGCGAAGATCACGTGCTCAAAGAGCGGCTGTGGCGTCAGCGGGGTATCCGTAAAACGGTGGGAGAAGGGGCAGTGGCAAAAATGCCGCTGTGGATATGGCGGCTGGGAAACACGATACTCGCCGGCCAGCCCAACGAAGCCTATTCCTTATTTCAGCAGGAACTACGGCAACAGCTGGCTCCGGCAGCCGTGGCTGTCATGAATATTGTAAACGGTTATGCCGGTTATCTGCCGCCTTTAACATCGTTCAGCCATAACAGTTATACTGTATGGCAAACGCCCTTTCAGCAAGGCTCACTGGAACAACTGATCTGCTCCGCCATCACTATTTCACAACGAATGATCCAAACCGCATGAACCTTAACCTGACCTTACTCGATGCCATCATCTTTGGAGCATATATATTGGGTGTAATTGGCCTGGGCATCTATGCCTCCCGCAAAGGCCAGCAAACAAAACGGGATTATTTTCTGGCCGGCGATAAACTGCCCTGGTGGATGATCGGCGGTAGTATCATCGCAGCCAACATCAGCAGCCATCATCTGGTAGGGGCTATGGGCGTAGCCTACAGTCGTGGTTTTGTGGCCATTGCCATGGAATGGGGCGCCATCCTGATGGGCTTCAATGCCTTGTTATGGATATTCCTCCCTTTTTATATTCGCAATGGTTTTTATACAGTGCCTGAATTTCTGGAGAAACGTTTTGGAACGGCTGCCCGAACTACTTACGCCAGCCTGATCCTGCTCACTTATGTGCTCGTAGAGATCAGTGCGGTATTGTATCTGGGCGCATTGTCATTACATTCCTTGTTAGGTATTTCGGTGATGACCAGTGTGGTGGTGCTGGCATTGATCACCGGTGTTTACACGATTGCAGGCGGTCTGCGGGCAGTGATCTACACAGAGATGCTGCAATTGATTGTACTGGTGATGGGTGGTATTGCCCTCACTATCGCCACCGTTAACGCTGCAGGGGGTGTATCGGCGATTACAGATACTGTAAAGGATTGGGACCTTATCCTGCCGGCCAACGATCAGGACTTTCCCTGGACCATGTACCTGGGTGGTGTATTGTGCATCAGTGTATTTTACTGTGCCACCAACCAGTTTATCGTACAACGGGTGCTCGCTGCCAAAAACGAGTGGCATGCCCGCATGGGCGTGGTCTTCGGCGACTACCTCAAATTTCTGATACCTGTTATCATTACCGTGCCGGCGCTGGTAGCGCCCAAGTTGTTCCCTCATCTCGAAAAGCCTGATCTGTTGTTTCCCACACTGGTGGAAAAACTGTTGCCCACTGGTCTGGTAGGCTTGGTGATGGCCGGTTTGATAGCCGCCGTGATGTCACATCTTTCAGGAGCGATCAACTCCTGTACAACGATTCTTACCGTAGATATTTATCTTCCCTACTTCCGTAAAAAGGCTACGGAAGCAGAAGCGGTGCGTTTCGGCAGATGGGCCGGCGCTGTCATTATTGTGATCGGTATCTTATGCACAGGGCTGTTTCTGACGCATTCCAAAAAACCGGTCTTCCTTTATCTGATGAATGCTTATGGGTTGTTTACACCTGGTATTGCAGCCATGTTTCTGTTGGGCATTCTGTGGAAACGTACTACGCACGCAGGTGCGCTGGCAGCGGGCATACTCACGATCCCATTGTCGGTCGTCATGGAAATTATCTATCCGGCTATGCCTTTCTTTAACCGTACCGGCATTGTTTTCTGGAGTTGTATGCTGGTATGTGCCGGTGTGAGTCTTCTTACCAAACCTGTGCCTGAAGCCCGTCTGGAAGGACTTATCTGGAACCGCGAAAGTTTAAAACTGCCGCCGGACCTGCTGCGTCAATCCCGTGGCTGGCGTAATCCAACACTATGGTGGGGATTTATAACGGCGCTGGTGTTGTATTTCTATATCCGTTATGCATGACCACCAAAATCCCGCATATAAAACTGATGGTTTTCTTTGGTGATGATATCGATAGGCATAAAATGTGTTTTTTCTACCGGTACTTTCAGCACAAGACTCTGATATAAAGCCATAATGCCGCGATAGCCCTGTTCCTGCGGCTGCTGACAGATGAGGAAATCGATATGCCCCTGATCGAGGCGTGACACATTTTCCTGCGTGAAATCATAGCCAATGAGCAGGGTATCCTTTTTGCCTTTTTTTTCGAGATAATGGGAAACAGCCGCTACTCTGGAATTGGTGACAAAAATGGCTTTGATACCATGATGCTGTTGCAGCACTTTCGATAATTCTTTTTCGATAGAGTGCTGGTCTGTTTGCCGGATATCGCATTTTATGACCGGCCTTTTACTGTCTTTGAAGTAAGCTCTCAGCCCTTCCTCTTTTCGCAGGAGATGGTGATGATCTTCTATTTCCCGGGAGATGTTGAGTACGAGTATGCCACTGTTGCGTGGTGTGCAGTAGTGGAAGAGCTGTCCGGCCTGATAACCGCTGCGGAAGAGATCAGGGCCTATATAACAGAGGCTTTCCTGTTGTGGAATATCCGAATTGATAAAAACGTAGGGGATGTTGAGTTTACTACAGGAACGGATAAACGAAATGGATTCTTCTATAAAGGAAGGAGCGAGTAAGATGCCGTCAGCAGGGTCTTTCAGCATTTTTTTGGTCGTCTTCACAAAAGATTTCCGGTCATTCAGGTCAAAGTAGTAAGGTTCTATTTTTACACCAAACGGTTTGATCTCTTCTTCTGCTTTCTGGATACCCGCCAGTGGCAGGGTCCAGAAGTCGGTTTCTTCGGAGGAGACTTTCGGGATAAGTGTAGCGAGACGCAGCACCTTTCGGGATGCCAGTCGTCTCGCCAGTATATTCGGTTGGTAGTTCAGTTCCTGTATGATCTGTTCTATTTTGTTTTTGGTTTTGAGGGAAACACCTGGCCGGTTATGGATAACCCTGTCCACTGTAGCGATGGCTACATTGGCTCTTCTGGCGATTTCCTTTACGCCGAGGGGTTGTTCGGCCGCTTTTTTCTTCATGATAAAATGGTTATAATTTTTGCAAATATAAGGCTACTGACGGGACGCTGTTTGTTTGGCTAAAGTGAGCGCCTGTGTGGTAGTATAGTATTTGGCCAGCATATTGGGCACTTCCCAGGCAGGCATATTATTGTTCCGTATATATTCCAGGAACTGTTGCATCACCTTGCCGAAAAGGGCTTCGTGTTTTTTGGCGAGTGCTTCCGGTATTACTACTTCCCAGCCTTTGTCGTTTGTTTTGAGAGACAGGCCCGGGTATTTCTGTGCCAATGCCGCAATGCGGGCTTCTACCGTTTTCGTATAGGTGCTATCGTGGGAGTGAATGGATTCTATGTATAACACTGGTTTGTATTGTTGTTCGGCGCCCTGCCGGATGATCAGGGAAGCCAGGCTTCCGCGGAGCAGGGAGTAATGTGTGTCGCCGGTACCTTCAGGGGCCTGGTAGTTCCAGGTAACGGATATGTTGGCATGAATTCCTTTGATGGTATAGTCAAAGGCGCCATTGGCATACACCTGCAGTATGCTGTCTTTATTGATGTTTTTATGCAGATATGCCGGGAAGCTGTTTTGTCCGGTGATGTCTGAATACTGTTGCAGTGTCATGGGAGTGGCCCAGCGTCTGGCGCTGTCTACGTGTATGTCTGTACGGTAGTGGATGGTTTGCTCCGGGAAGCAGGTCCACTGTACGAGGTCAACGAGGTGAGTGGTTACATCCACAATCCCTTCTCCCTGCTGTGTTTCATCTACATACCATGCAGGGCGTACCATGGTTTTGCCGGCTACCAGTTTTTTGAAATGATGGACGCTGTTTTTTACCACAGAGGGAGCCTGGAGGCTGCCCGGCTGCAGTGTGCCGAACACGTCGGGGAGAAGGGCCAGTTCACGCTGGAGGGTATTACGGATTTCATAACGTTCTGTCATGATATCATACAGCTGTATTTTTTTATCGGCGGCTTCCTGAAAGGCGGCCTGCAGGGAGTCGAAGCTGGCGGCATCTATAGCCATGGGCTTGTCTGCCAGCACATGTTGCCCGGCATGTACAGAACGGCGTATATACGTTGCCTTTAGCCGGTTGTTACCGGCAATCACCACAATATTGCCGGGAGGCTGTTGCAGCATTTTCTCCAGATAGTCGTGACCGGTATATACATCGGTAGCCCAGTGTACGCGCGGATCGGTTTGTTGGTTGAACCGCTCAATACTGGCCAGGTATTGTTTTACTTCCGGACCTTCCGGTGCAAACACCCGGATGGTGGAGTCTATACCGGGATACATCTGTTGTTGTACCAGAGAGGCATGGAAGTGCCCGGGATCTAAAGCGATCAGGTGCATGGCGGATTGTTTTTGATGGCTAGTGCCGCAAGACAATAATGCGATGGTTATGGTGGCAAAGATAATATTTTGCTTCATGGTGGCAGGTTTCATTTGTCAGTGCTGTTTTGTTTTGGTGACGTTGTCAGTGCTGATGCTGTCGGCGCTGTTGCCCCAGCTGCTGCGGATATAAGTGGCTACCGCTGCGATCTCTTCGTCTTTCAGGAAGTTGAAGGCGGGCATCTGTTCGCTGTATGTACTGGTTTTGCTTTTGGTATCGCCGGTGCGACCCTGCAGGATGGTTTGTATCAGCAGCTTTGCATCGCTGGTGACCAGTTTGTTACCGGCCAGGGCAGGGAAGGAGGAAGGCACGCCTTTGCCATCCGGCTTATGACAGGCTTCACAGTAATTTTTGTAGATGCCGGCACCTGTGCTGGTAATGGTGACAGTAGTGGCTTTGGCTGTTTCGCGTGTAGCCGTGGCCGGTACCTTCTCACCAGGACGGAGCGCGGTGATACGAAGAATACGATCATCGTGTGGCAACGGAAATCCTTTACCGGGATTCCAGTCACGGTTACTGGTGGCAATATAGATATCGCCTTCGGGAGAAATACAGATATCCCGCAGACGGCCGTACTTTCCGGAGAAATAAATCTCCTCACCGGTAATGGCATCCTGGGTGTTGCTGAGGTGTATCACATGGAGACTGGCAGCTTTCAAAGTACCCAGCAGGAGACTGTTTTTCCATTCCGGTATTTTATCGGAGTGATAGTAGTCTATACCTGCGGGTGCTATCGTAGGTGTCCAGGCTTTGAGTGGTGCGATGAAAGGGAAGGAGTCGGCATGGGCTTTTTCATCAGGACGATCTGCATAACCTTCTATCCTTGCCCATCCGTAGTATCCGGCTTTCTGAATGAGGTTCAGTTCATCGTCAGTGGCGTCGCCGTGTTCGGAGGCAAAGAGCCGGCCTTTATCGGTAAACACGAGGCCCTGAATATTGCGGTGTCCCCTGGACCAGAGATAGTTGCCCGGATAGGGATTATCTGCAGGCACGGTGCCGTCAATGTTAAGGCGTAACACCTTACCATTAAGGGATGCAGTGTCAGGAGCAAGCTGATCGTGGGCGGCATCACCGGTAGAGAGCAATACTTTACCGTCAGGAGAGATGGCTACACGGGAGCCGTTATGTCCGGTATTGCCTGGCAGCTCCAGCAATAGCAGTGGGTCTTTCAGGGTATCGGCGGTATAGGTATAACGCATCAGCCGCGATACGATGGAAGAGTCTTTGTTGAGATGCGTATAGTCTACAAAAACATAAGGCAGTTTTTTATCCGGATGTATGGCCATGCCCAGCAGGCCCAGTGTACGCTGACGGTATACGTCGGGGATGACGAGCAACAGTTTTTTTATACCGGTATGCGGATCTACTTTACTGATGGTGCCGCTCTGTTCGGTGTACCAGATCTGGTTGTCGGGGCCCCAGGCTATTTCCCAGGGTACATTCAGGTCGGATACGATGGTGCTGATACCGAGCGTGGTCTTGTCCAGTTGAAGAGTGGCCTCTATCGGCTGTTGAAAGCCGCGTGTGGAGGGCCTTAGCAGAAAATAGATGCCTATTGCAAATGCAAGGATCAGCAGAAGGATACGGATACGTTTCATATACGCGGTAACTTGTAAGTGTGGTTTACGAGAAGAACAGGGTGATGGCGTTGCTTATGGCCAGTAGCAACATTACGATCAGCCCGATGGCGCCGGCGATGTTGGTGAAGGTGTTGTTTTTCAGCGGTCCCATGATGGTGGTGTCATTGGCTACAAGATAGAGCGCGATGCCGATAAACGGTACGATGAAAATAGTGACAGCCTGTGCAAGCACAATTAGTTCCAGTGGGAGCTTACCAAAAGTGATGGCCACACTGGCGCCAATGATCATGATAACGGCAATGAACGTACGAACCACGCCGGAGCTGAGTTGTCCGCCATAACCGAGAGCGTCTCCCAGCAAGGTGCCGCCCAGGGCTGCATTACCGAGCAAGGAAGAAAAGGAAGCGCCAAAAAGGCCCACCAGGAACAATCCGGAAGCGGCATTGCCGAATACGGGTTCCAACGCGATGGCCATATCGGTGGCGTTGTTGATTTTGATGCCTGCGGGATGTAATACGGTAGCGGCGCAGATCATCACAGTGGCGCTCATGAAGCCGAGTATCAGCATACCGGGCAATGTCTCTTTACCAGTCAGGCTTACTTCCGGTCTTAAACGTTTGCGCTCCTGTACCAGATACGACTGATAGATAGCGCCCACGATAGAAAAGCAGGATGCCATAAAGGCGATGATAAGTTTTTGTGAGCCGGCTGGTACGGTCGGAACAAAGCCGGAGGCGATGCCCGCTACAGGAGGGCGGGAGAGGATCATCGTTACCATAAAGGCAAACAACATCATGATAATAAGTCCTATCATAATTTTCTCCAGCATCTTGTAGAAGGTGCGGAAAAACAGAATGCTGATACCAGCGATGTTGCAAAGGATGATCCAGATGGTTTTGTTGGAATGGGTAGCTTCCGCCAGCGTGATGCCGGCACCAATAGAATTACCCGCCTGAAAGGAAGCAGTCACCAGGAATACGCCCACCCCGATGGCGATGCGTGCCGGCAGTCCCCATTTGCGGCTGATCGTGCTGAGTAATGACTCGCTGGTGGCGATGCCTACCCGTGCAGCCATGGTAGTGAAGATGATCATGAAGAAGATGGCCACGGCCACAATCCATAATAAGGAGAAACCATAGCCGGCGCCCATGATGGAAGCGATGGTGACTTTGCTGGGCCCGAATACCAGCGCGGCGGTGATGAGCCCTGGCCCGAGTGATTGCAACCAGGCCTTATAGCCAT belongs to Chitinophaga sp. HK235 and includes:
- a CDS encoding PQQ-dependent sugar dehydrogenase, encoding MKRIRILLLILAFAIGIYFLLRPSTRGFQQPIEATLQLDKTTLGISTIVSDLNVPWEIAWGPDNQIWYTEQSGTISKVDPHTGIKKLLLVIPDVYRQRTLGLLGMAIHPDKKLPYVFVDYTHLNKDSSIVSRLMRYTYTADTLKDPLLLLELPGNTGHNGSRVAISPDGKVLLSTGDAAHDQLAPDTASLNGKVLRLNIDGTVPADNPYPGNYLWSRGHRNIQGLVFTDKGRLFASEHGDATDDELNLIQKAGYYGWARIEGYADRPDEKAHADSFPFIAPLKAWTPTIAPAGIDYYHSDKIPEWKNSLLLGTLKAASLHVIHLSNTQDAITGEEIYFSGKYGRLRDICISPEGDIYIATSNRDWNPGKGFPLPHDDRILRITALRPGEKVPATATRETAKATTVTITSTGAGIYKNYCEACHKPDGKGVPSSFPALAGNKLVTSDAKLLIQTILQGRTGDTKSKTSTYSEQMPAFNFLKDEEIAAVATYIRSSWGNSADSISTDNVTKTKQH
- a CDS encoding putative oxidoreductase C-terminal domain-containing protein — its product is MKQNIIFATITIALLSCGTSHQKQSAMHLIALDPGHFHASLVQQQMYPGIDSTIRVFAPEGPEVKQYLASIERFNQQTDPRVHWATDVYTGHDYLEKMLQQPPGNIVVIAGNNRLKATYIRRSVHAGQHVLADKPMAIDAASFDSLQAAFQEAADKKIQLYDIMTERYEIRNTLQRELALLPDVFGTLQPGSLQAPSVVKNSVHHFKKLVAGKTMVRPAWYVDETQQGEGIVDVTTHLVDLVQWTCFPEQTIHYRTDIHVDSARRWATPMTLQQYSDITGQNSFPAYLHKNINKDSILQVYANGAFDYTIKGIHANISVTWNYQAPEGTGDTHYSLLRGSLASLIIRQGAEQQYKPVLYIESIHSHDSTYTKTVEARIAALAQKYPGLSLKTNDKGWEVVIPEALAKKHEALFGKVMQQFLEYIRNNNMPAWEVPNMLAKYYTTTQALTLAKQTASRQ
- a CDS encoding Nramp family divalent metal transporter produces the protein MSSPGTTMEKTPATANGTIQKKHGYKAWLQSLGPGLITAALVFGPSKVTIASIMGAGYGFSLLWIVAVAIFFMIIFTTMAARVGIATSESLLSTISRKWGLPARIAIGVGVFLVTASFQAGNSIGAGITLAEATHSNKTIWIILCNIAGISILFFRTFYKMLEKIMIGLIIMMLFAFMVTMILSRPPVAGIASGFVPTVPAGSQKLIIAFMASCFSIVGAIYQSYLVQERKRLRPEVSLTGKETLPGMLILGFMSATVMICAATVLHPAGIKINNATDMAIALEPVFGNAASGLFLVGLFGASFSSLLGNAALGGTLLGDALGYGGQLSSGVVRTFIAVIMIIGASVAITFGKLPLELIVLAQAVTIFIVPFIGIALYLVANDTTIMGPLKNNTFTNIAGAIGLIVMLLLAISNAITLFFS